The following coding sequences are from one Triticum aestivum cultivar Chinese Spring chromosome 5A, IWGSC CS RefSeq v2.1, whole genome shotgun sequence window:
- the LOC123101168 gene encoding uncharacterized protein: MLSQWTLSTGCFFLVIFALDHAFDHFNFQIPCSPSGIFLRCVEPTDAVALANTAAESAGWIGMLWCGAAQTAAAALALHLPCRYRRVRRALAYIARALAIVGHSLYARATVLLYAADPGSLFAVMGWTLIIVFLAVFDLLCFLILMLGREVRLSATDD, from the exons ATGCTCAGCCAGTGGACACTCTCCACCGGCTGCTTCTTCCTCGTCATCTTCGCACTCGACCACGCTTTCGACCACTTCAATTTCCAAATCCCGTGCAGCCCG TCCGGGATCTTTCTGCGGTGCGTCGAGCCCACGGACGCGGTGGCCCTTGCCAACACCGCCGCGGAAAGCGCCGGCTGGATCGGGATGCTGTGGTGCGGCGCGGCACAGACGGCCGCGGCCGCGCTGGCTCTGCATCTCCCATGCCGCTACCGCCGGGTCCGCCGTGCCCTCGCCTACATCGCCCGCGCGCTCGCCATCGTCGGCCACAGCCTATACGCCCGCGCCACCGTCCTCCTCTACGCCGCGGACCCAGGATCCCTCTTCGCCGTGATGGGCTGGACCCTGATCATAGTCTTCTTGGCGGTGTTCGACCTCCTCTGCTTCCTGATCCTCATGCTGGGACGTGAGGTGAGACTGAGTGCGACTGATGATTAG
- the LOC123106424 gene encoding uncharacterized protein, translating into MLSQWTLSTGCFFLVIFALDHAFDHFNFQIPCSPSGIFLRCVEPTDAVALANTAAESAGWIGMLWCGAAQTAAAALALHLPCRYRRVRRALAYIARALAIVGHSLYARATVLLYAADPGSLFAVMGWTLIIVFLAVFDLLCFLILMLGREVRTECD; encoded by the exons ATGCTCAGCCAGTGGACACTCTCCACCGGCTGCTTCTTCCTCGTCATCTTCGCACTCGACCACGCTTTCGACCACTTCAATTTCCAAATCCCGTGCAGCCCG TCCGGGATCTTTCTGCGGTGCGTCGAGCCCACGGACGCGGTGGCCCTTGCCAACACCGCCGCGGAAAGCGCCGGCTGGATCGGGATGCTGTGGTGCGGCGCGGCACAGACGGCCGCGGCCGCGCTGGCTCTGCATCTCCCATGCCGCTACCGCCGGGTCCGCCGTGCCCTCGCCTACATCGCCCGCGCGCTCGCCATCGTCGGCCACAGCCTATACGCCCGCGCCACCGTCCTCCTCTACGCCGCGGACCCAGGATCCCTCTTCGCCGTGATGGGCTGGACCCTGATCATAGTCTTCTTGGCGGTGTTCGACCTCCTCTGCTTCCTGATCCTCATGCTGGGACGTGAGGTGAGGACTGAGTGCGACTGA